The genome window CACATTCATGCGTTCATACTTTGAAGAATACGGTCGCCTTCCGACGTATAGAAGGATTCTTCGAGAGCCTCTTGGTTATTCGTCTATGGCAACGATCACCGCTGACATCAACCGTCTCAAAGAAGAAGGACGGCTATGCGAAGATGACGAAAAGAGAACTGCCATTGTTGGAATGAAGCCATTTTCTCCGTCTGTCGTTGGTTCCGTTTCTTGTGGATACCCGGCGGAAGCGGTCGAGGAAAGAGGAGCAGATCTGATTTCTTCTCTTTTTGAAGGCATGTGCCACAACTTGGTCGTTATTATCGCATCTGGCAACAGCATGACCGGGCGCGGAATCTACAATGGCGATAAACTGATTGTAAAGAGACAGCCAAACGCCGAACCGGGAGATGTTGTAATTGCCATGATTGATGGAGAAACCACATGTAAGACCCTGGCAAAGGACGATAAAGGACAGTATTTGAAAGCGGAAAACCCGGCTTATCCGGACATCAGACCCAATTATGAATGGTCACTTTACGGTGTAGTCAAGTATGTAATCCATCGGATAGATTAAAGCCCAGAGCTGTTTGCGGCAACTCTGGGCAGCCCCGGTACAGTTTGCGGCTGATTCCGGGAAAAGATACTCCCCTCGTTACAGGAAGCGATCTATATGTATTATACACGATTTGAAATAAAAATCGATGGTTTTACAAAAAATCGCTTCTATTTGGATTATTTTCAAAAAGGAAGTGGTTTTTTTGTTGAATGTTCCGCCTCTTAACCCTGGCATGATGCTTGTATCATGGTTGGATCTGTTCGCCAAAGTTAATTGTTATGACTCCTTTTTAAGCTTTCGTAAAGAATATCTCACGAGGAACGGCCTGGTGAATAGAAAAATATCGTTAGCGAGAACTGCCTTGTTTCCAACCTTGTATGGTCGGGACGCTGCTATTGATTACGCTCTCGACATGTTGTGTTCTGAACAGTCTGACATGAATATACGACGGATAATATATGGCAACACTCTTTTTCCTGCATTCACAGCCTTTTACAGCAAACCGCAACAAGCACAATTTAAAGCAATTACTGATTTCGACTTGCCAATAGATAGAGACACTATAACCGAAGAATACAATCAATTCTGCCATTTCCAAGGAATTGACAACATTCTATGCACAAAATGTGATTTCATAAACAGAATCAAATCACAGAATGGGTCTGAACTTCGTTACTGTCCTCATTGTATGAATGATGATATCAACGCATTTGGCGCTCCTGTTGCTCATTTGTTTCATAACTTCCCATATGTGTACATCTGCCCTATTCACAACGAAGAACTTGTTGTTTTTCCTGACGGAATTACGGAACAGGGAAATGATTATCGTGTTGCAAATCCCCATATTCCGCCCGAAAACCTTCAATATGCATCTTTTGTCTACGACCTTATTAAATATGTTCAAGAAGAAAACCGCCCTATTGATCTTACATCATTTACATACTCTGTTTATCAAATGCAGAAAGCTCTCCGCGTATCGTCATGGCGCATACTATGTTCAATAATACACGAAGGCTACATTGATAGCGATTTTTTGGGCCTTGAAGTACGCAGGTATCCAAGCGGCATTACTTACAATTACTATGAAGATGAAACATTAAATTACTTTCTCTATGAACCAGAGAACATGATTTGTGTCCTTCTCTATCTCGTCGGGTCTTTTGATAAGTTCATTCCTTTTCTTGAGGACAGAAACTATGAACCGCCAAAGTCCTTTATTGACGACTATCACCAGAGGAACGACTCTAATTACTGCATCAAAACACTTAATAAAATGACTACCGATGAACTTCGTAATGTGATAGAAGAAAAGACAAACGGGAACTGTTACTTGTCACACATCGATCAGGGGAAATGCTTTGTTCGATATAACGAATTGCCACCCTGTAAACAGTTTAAGAAATATATGTTAGACAAGAACAGCCATCGAATTCTTACGCTCAACTATGAGGAAGTCGTAAATGACTTATCTCAAAACAAGATATATATGTTCTTGCCAGTCAAATCAGAAGATATAAAGTATTGCCCTCCGATTAAAAAGAACGATCAAGCCGCTCTCTTCAGCGGCTACTGTGAATCGGTGCTTCGAGAAATCAAGTCGAAGAAAGTGACTGAAATTGATCTCAGAAGGTTGCTTCCTATGTTACCTCGTAATTCGTTTGGCCTTTTAAACCAAGCAGATTGCCATCGCATTCTGATGGAAGTCATTGAGAAACATCATGAACTGGAATGTACTACAGGGAAATATCCATTTCTAAGAATCAATTATAACGAGGAGGTAGTTGGCGCATGAGTAAATACCATATTAGCGATGAAACAAAATTCAAAGAAGGCCGTTGTTCTAAACTCGGAAAAGACTGGATACCTTGGATTAAAGCTTTTGAATTCTCTTCCCTTGGCACCAGAAGTATATTGATTGATTGGAAGACCGGAAGGCAGGTACACTGTCTCTCTATGGGAGAGAGAGCATGGTATCTTATTCATCGTTGGGACGATAGTATTCTTGATATCAATGAGCAGGTTGTCCTGTATAAAGACAGCAGCAAAGAAGTCATGGGAACTACTGAAATAGCAAACAAACTTGGAGTAAGAGCGATTTGCAATGGACAGAAATGCACAACATCTGATTTTCGTGTTTTTCATTCTGATGGTTCCGTTGAAGTTGTGTGTTTCAAAGCGTCAGAGGAAGCTGTATTTGCTCCAAAGAAAGAACGTTTGCGCCAGCGGCTTTCCATTGAACAGGCATACTGGGAATGGCAAGAAAGACCCGTGTCGTGGTCTCTTGATTATTACACAAAACAGAATTTTATTCTTGCCGACAATATTGATATGGTCACAAGATTTTTTGACAAAAGCAAAGTATTTGATGATGTAAGCTACCTCAAGCATTTGATCGCAACGAAGCAAATTGTTGTCGATATGGAGTCTGAGATACTCTGCTGTGGGGAGATGGTTAAAAATGGGATCTATAATAAATAAAGTTCAAAGCAAACTAAAACTGCAGGTTCATGTCGGGGATGTTGTTGCATATCTAAATAAAACATATTCTGTTGTTTTCGTTGATCATGCCAATGGTCAGGTTGTTCTTTTTGATAAATACAGCTCCGAACTTAGTTGCATTACTAAAAGCACCGAAAATCTTTTTGCAGAATACCTGATTGGAGCTGTATCTGTTACCCCTGGCGATCATTATATTGTCATTCCGAACGACAACAATCCCATTTATCTTAAACGCCTCGCTGTTCTTAATGACATAATTGATGCTTATGGGCCAACCTATCTTGATCTTGTTGGGAAAAACAGCAAGCCGGAGCTTAAAGATATAATTCATAAGCACAATATTTCAGGCGTTCTTGCTTGGAAAATCATTCATCTCTTTCTGAAAAATGGCTGCGATAGAACTGCATTGTATCCCAAAACAACAAAAGACCGAAATCTTGATCCAAACAAAACCTATGCCCGTAGAGGAGCAAAGGCAAAAGACGCAGACCTGCAATCTGAAGTTGTTGCGCAAAATAACCCTGAAATCCTTTCGATTTTTAATGAATACAAGGAGAAAATTCTTAGTAAACACTTTTTTGGGCCTACTGCTGCTTATGAAGATATGATGTGCAAGTATTTCTTGCAAACATTTTATAGCCGTGATGAAGCAGGTGTTTTGTATCTGGATGTAAAACTGCTTCCGCCCGCCCTTATTCCAACTTTTTTTCAGTTTTATAGTTGGTATAAAAAAAACACAACATACAGAGAACGGGAAACCGCTAAAATTGGCGTTCTTGCATATAAAAACGAACGACGTCTGCAATATGGAGACACTTTCTCTTGCACTCATGGAGCCGGGCATTTTTTCGAAAGTGACCACTGGGAAGTCCCTGTTTATCTTATATCCCAGTTTTCAAATGACACGGTTTCAAAAGCGATTTTATCTGTAATGATCGATGTTTATACTGGGCATCCTGTTGCTATAAATCTTTCTTTTGATAACAACTCAAATAGAGCATTTACTTCAATGGTTCTATCTTTGGGGCGGTCTAAAATGGAATTGTGTAAAGAATATGGTGTACACCTTGAGAGTGAATCTGACTGGCCTTCACAATATTTGCCGAGAAGTATGCGTATTGATTCCGGCTCTGACTTTACTTCAATAAACACAGCTCGTTTTTGCAAAGAGAACGACATAGTCCCTGTTCCTGTAACTCCTGGATGTGGCTCGTACAAGCCCAATGTTGAACGATTTTTTGGGGCTCTTAATACTTATCTCGCCAGTCTTCTGGAAGATGATGGATATATAACAGGAATGCCAAACTCTCACCCCGAAAAGAAGGCCCACTTAACAATAAAGCAACTTTTTAAAATCATTCTTGAATTCACTGTTGCTTACATAAAAACGCCACGCCTGAACTTCAAACGAACAGAGGACATGCGAAGGAAAAATATCGGTACTACTCCCCTCGATCTTTTTCAGTACAGCATTGAAAGGTATGGCGCTCCTACTCCAATTATCAACAAAAATCAATTTTTATGGTCTTTACTTATGGATGATGTTACATCAACAATCTCTTCTAATCATGCTTTGCATATTAAAGAATGGGATTTGGAATATGCAGACATAAAAAACAAGGAACTTTCTGACATGATGGAGGCAGCGGGTGAAAATGGAAAGCCGTTCCCCGTTCGATATGATCCTCGCAATATAGCAAACGTCTATTACTTGAAAGATGGAGTTCCTACACCAGTACATCTAAAACCTGCATACAGAAGTTATGCTGATACGACTCTGTATGAATACTTGAAAAAACGGGAAAAAGAAAATACAAAAAAACGCCATGACCGGAGGAAGCGCTTGGAACAGAAAGTTGCTGCCAGATATCATGGAAAGCAAACTATTTCCTTGTCGCGTTCTGCCCATAAGTTTAAACCCGGCACAAAGTTCATGAGAAATAATACAATATTTGAAAAAGAAGCAACTGCAAAAATCCATACTATTGCAGACGAGTTGGAAAATGAAAATACAACTACACTGTGCATTGAGGCACCTGCAAGTACAATTATTGCTGAAAGCAAGCCCTTGCCCAAAGTCGAAGCTTCACACACGCTTAACCAAAGTGCTTCTCAACGCATGATTGCATTAAGAAAGAACATGGATTCAGCAACATAAAAGAGGAGATGATATTTTGTCAATTAATTTGCAAAGCTTTATAAAGCCTATTACCTATTCTGAGATTGGTCACAATGGTTACCAATATGATAAAAGGATATTCGAAAAAGGAGAAATTGTTGAAGCAAGACATATTAAAATTCCATACATTCTTCCCAACCCTCTATATTCTTGCCTGCCTCCTGCTGCTACAGAAGAAGAGCTTGCAGAGGCCGCAACAACGAGAATAGATTTCAACCATAACGAGATAATCAAATTGCCCGATGTCGTACAACATGAAATCATTGGACAAATAAAAGAAAACATAAATATATATCTTCCAATGTATTACGATTCGAGTATAAATGTCCGTGCTTGTCTGCAATCATCCTATTTAAGAAGAGGCTTCCCAAAGAACGATACAAACCTAAATGACATTACAAATCCATTATATGTTTATCCGAGAACTGAAATACAGAAACATGGAACTGATGGCGGCTGCCAGATTATAGGCGGTAGTGGTTGTGGCAAATCAACATCCCTTGATCCGATACTGTCTTTCTATCCTCAAGGAATACGACATCTCCTTACAAATGGCGGTGATTTTACACAAATTGTATATTTAAGAGTTGATTGTCCTGTAAATAATGTTTCGGAATTATATGGAAGAATAGGCATTCAAATCGATTACATCCTGCAACGTAGGCATTGCCATGAATTTGAAAACATGCTCAGAGGAAGCAATAGAACAACAAACTCGAATAGATCTACAACACTTACCAATTTGGTCAACGCATTTGGCATTGGGATCATTATTCTGGACGAAGCGCAAAATCTCAATCTTACCGACAAAGAAATCATTGAATTGGTGAATATCAGTAATACCACAGGAGTCAACTTTATATTTGTCAGCACAAAACCCCTGTTTCCTGAGTATAAAGTAAACGAAGACAACAGAAAAGTAATACGCCGCTTTGGAGTTGGAAATATAGCTGATCGTTATTGTCAAGATACTAATCTGTTTTATTCGATTATTTATGAGTTGAGTAATTACCAGCTTTTCGAGCCAGAAATCCATATGGTTGATATGATTATCGACTCAAACAATATCCCCAGATTTGTAATCAACGAAAAATATGCAGACGTACTGGATGAAATACATTACTTCTCTCAGGGCAGGATCGGTGCCATTTTATCACTTTGGATTGAAATGAATAATCTATATATTGAGGATGGACGTAATGAAAACATTGATTTGAATTTTGTTCGTAAAGTCATTCATCTGAAATTGCACCAGCAGGGACTTATTTCGGAAAAGGAATCTCGGATAGCAAGAGATGCCTTCCAGCACAAACTGCGTATCGCGCTATATGATAAAGACGATATCTCTCAGGATTATTACATCAACGATATTCCAAGCGACGCTGATCGCGATGTAGATATTTGCTGCGAATTGGCATGTAATGTGTTTAACAATTTGCATAGTCAGCTAAAGGATAATTATGACGACCAGGTTCTGCGTGATGCTGTATTCTCCGCATCTCTCAACCTTGCCAGCAAGAAAAAAACGATATCTGAAGACGCTTTGCGTCAAGAGACTATAACAATACTGACTGGTGCCAAAAGAAAGAAAGCCAAGAAACAAACCAACCCTGCAAGCAAAGATGAGTTTTTCGCCAGCAAGCTAAATAATTCATCTACATAAATGGAGAAGCAATTATGATAGTATCACGCGATGAAAAATGGAAAATAGGGCTTTCTCATCTTAATGAGTATTATGGATCACATGGACATTGCAATGTTCCGCACCGATATATCTCACCAGATGGTTATCATTTGGGTATATGGGTACAGAATCAGCGGACTGCTGTTAAGCGCGGCAAATTATCTCATGAAAAGATTGAACTGCTTTCCAAATTGCATTTTACATTTATCGTTAATGATTACAATTCAATGTGGTTGAATGGATACAATCATTTGCTCGATTATTACAATAACTGTGGGGATGCAAATGTTCCGCACCGATATATCTCACCAGATGGTTATCATTTGGGTCAGTGGGTAAAGAATCAGCGAACTGCTATTAAGCGCGGTAAATTGTGCCGTGAAAGGTATGAACTACTTTCCAACTTGAATTTCAGATTTAACGTTAAAAATACAAATACAATGTGGTTGAACGGATATAATCATTTGATCGATTATTTCAATAATTGTGGGAATGTAAATGTTCCGC of Aristaeella lactis contains these proteins:
- a CDS encoding LexA family protein, translated to MRKINHERRVKLYTFMRSYFEEYGRLPTYRRILREPLGYSSMATITADINRLKEEGRLCEDDEKRTAIVGMKPFSPSVVGSVSCGYPAEAVEERGADLISSLFEGMCHNLVVIIASGNSMTGRGIYNGDKLIVKRQPNAEPGDVVIAMIDGETTCKTLAKDDKGQYLKAENPAYPDIRPNYEWSLYGVVKYVIHRID
- a CDS encoding TnsA endonuclease N-terminal domain-containing protein, translated to MSKYHISDETKFKEGRCSKLGKDWIPWIKAFEFSSLGTRSILIDWKTGRQVHCLSMGERAWYLIHRWDDSILDINEQVVLYKDSSKEVMGTTEIANKLGVRAICNGQKCTTSDFRVFHSDGSVEVVCFKASEEAVFAPKKERLRQRLSIEQAYWEWQERPVSWSLDYYTKQNFILADNIDMVTRFFDKSKVFDDVSYLKHLIATKQIVVDMESEILCCGEMVKNGIYNK
- a CDS encoding DDE-type integrase/transposase/recombinase, yielding MGSIINKVQSKLKLQVHVGDVVAYLNKTYSVVFVDHANGQVVLFDKYSSELSCITKSTENLFAEYLIGAVSVTPGDHYIVIPNDNNPIYLKRLAVLNDIIDAYGPTYLDLVGKNSKPELKDIIHKHNISGVLAWKIIHLFLKNGCDRTALYPKTTKDRNLDPNKTYARRGAKAKDADLQSEVVAQNNPEILSIFNEYKEKILSKHFFGPTAAYEDMMCKYFLQTFYSRDEAGVLYLDVKLLPPALIPTFFQFYSWYKKNTTYRERETAKIGVLAYKNERRLQYGDTFSCTHGAGHFFESDHWEVPVYLISQFSNDTVSKAILSVMIDVYTGHPVAINLSFDNNSNRAFTSMVLSLGRSKMELCKEYGVHLESESDWPSQYLPRSMRIDSGSDFTSINTARFCKENDIVPVPVTPGCGSYKPNVERFFGALNTYLASLLEDDGYITGMPNSHPEKKAHLTIKQLFKIILEFTVAYIKTPRLNFKRTEDMRRKNIGTTPLDLFQYSIERYGAPTPIINKNQFLWSLLMDDVTSTISSNHALHIKEWDLEYADIKNKELSDMMEAAGENGKPFPVRYDPRNIANVYYLKDGVPTPVHLKPAYRSYADTTLYEYLKKREKENTKKRHDRRKRLEQKVAARYHGKQTISLSRSAHKFKPGTKFMRNNTIFEKEATAKIHTIADELENENTTTLCIEAPASTIIAESKPLPKVEASHTLNQSASQRMIALRKNMDSAT
- a CDS encoding ATP-binding protein, with the protein product MSINLQSFIKPITYSEIGHNGYQYDKRIFEKGEIVEARHIKIPYILPNPLYSCLPPAATEEELAEAATTRIDFNHNEIIKLPDVVQHEIIGQIKENINIYLPMYYDSSINVRACLQSSYLRRGFPKNDTNLNDITNPLYVYPRTEIQKHGTDGGCQIIGGSGCGKSTSLDPILSFYPQGIRHLLTNGGDFTQIVYLRVDCPVNNVSELYGRIGIQIDYILQRRHCHEFENMLRGSNRTTNSNRSTTLTNLVNAFGIGIIILDEAQNLNLTDKEIIELVNISNTTGVNFIFVSTKPLFPEYKVNEDNRKVIRRFGVGNIADRYCQDTNLFYSIIYELSNYQLFEPEIHMVDMIIDSNNIPRFVINEKYADVLDEIHYFSQGRIGAILSLWIEMNNLYIEDGRNENIDLNFVRKVIHLKLHQQGLISEKESRIARDAFQHKLRIALYDKDDISQDYYINDIPSDADRDVDICCELACNVFNNLHSQLKDNYDDQVLRDAVFSASLNLASKKKTISEDALRQETITILTGAKRKKAKKQTNPASKDEFFASKLNNSST
- a CDS encoding helicase associated domain-containing protein, which codes for MIVSRDEKWKIGLSHLNEYYGSHGHCNVPHRYISPDGYHLGIWVQNQRTAVKRGKLSHEKIELLSKLHFTFIVNDYNSMWLNGYNHLLDYYNNCGDANVPHRYISPDGYHLGQWVKNQRTAIKRGKLCRERYELLSNLNFRFNVKNTNTMWLNGYNHLIDYFNNCGNVNVPQSYISPDGYRLGQWVFQQRQVFKRNRLDHERYELLKKIKFSFDTNRSNPEPAWENGYNHLIDYCRIHKSVKVPARYISPDGFKLGYWVFYNQINYKLLSITQIKKLEATGFFPLWHETHTW